One stretch of Microvirga lotononidis DNA includes these proteins:
- a CDS encoding glycosyltransferase family 2 protein: MITVLVRVSHGPEALAATLSALVPAVAAGLIGDAVILTDSQDDVLAEVADAAGATLVTAQRGSWIEGAKVARRDWLLCLDDGDIPQEGWIRVLDRFVALSKPEQGLARMRRRRGGVASALTNLFADSKVRAGDLVHRRVLLKEVRTRMPVRLQATIERDPVFG; encoded by the coding sequence ATGATTACCGTTCTCGTTCGCGTATCCCACGGGCCCGAAGCCCTTGCCGCCACCTTGAGCGCCCTCGTTCCGGCCGTCGCCGCCGGCTTGATCGGCGATGCCGTCATTTTGACCGACAGCCAGGACGATGTTCTGGCGGAGGTTGCCGATGCCGCCGGGGCGACTCTGGTGACGGCGCAGCGGGGTTCCTGGATCGAAGGGGCGAAGGTGGCCCGGCGCGACTGGCTGTTGTGCCTCGACGACGGCGACATTCCGCAGGAGGGCTGGATCCGGGTGCTCGACCGGTTCGTGGCGCTCTCCAAGCCCGAGCAGGGGCTTGCCAGAATGCGGCGTCGGCGCGGCGGCGTGGCGAGTGCTCTCACCAATCTCTTCGCGGATTCAAAGGTGCGCGCCGGCGATCTGGTTCACCGCCGGGTGCTGTTGAAAGAGGTAAGGACCCGCATGCCCGTGCGGCTCCAGGCCACCATCGAGCGCGACCCGGTCTTCGGATAA
- the moaB gene encoding molybdenum cofactor biosynthesis protein B — protein MPGIDDTLPFIPLGIAVLTVSDTRSLDEDKSGTTLAERLTKAGHRLADRAIVTDDVAAIRDRVQGWIADSTVDVVITTGGTGFTGRDVTPEAIEPLFDKRMEGFSAVFHRISYDKIGTSTIQSRATAGVAGTTFVFVLPGSPGACKDAWDGILANQLDYRYRPCNFVEIMPRLDEHLKRGKLRG, from the coding sequence ATGCCCGGCATCGACGACACGCTCCCCTTCATTCCCCTTGGCATCGCGGTGCTGACCGTGTCCGACACGCGCTCACTCGACGAGGACAAATCCGGCACGACGCTGGCCGAGCGGCTCACGAAAGCAGGACATCGCCTGGCCGACAGGGCCATCGTGACCGACGACGTCGCGGCGATCCGCGACAGGGTGCAGGGCTGGATCGCCGACTCCACCGTCGACGTGGTTATCACCACCGGCGGCACGGGCTTCACCGGGCGCGACGTGACGCCGGAGGCCATCGAACCCCTCTTCGACAAGCGCATGGAGGGGTTCTCCGCCGTCTTCCATCGCATCTCCTACGACAAGATCGGCACCTCGACGATCCAGTCGCGGGCAACCGCAGGCGTGGCCGGGACGACGTTCGTCTTCGTGCTGCCGGGATCGCCCGGCGCCTGCAAGGATGCCTGGGACGGAATACTGGCGAACCAGCTCGATTACCGGTACCGGCCGTGCAATTTCGTCGAGATCATGCCGCGCCTCGACGAGCATCTGAAGCGGGGAAAGCTGAGAGGCTGA
- the ypfJ gene encoding KPN_02809 family neutral zinc metallopeptidase — protein MRWEDFRTSSNVEDRRGMGMGGAGGLGIGTIVILGLVGWALGIDPRILIGGAEMMTGGGSGYQQQQQGRQGTPQDEAGRFAAAILGNTEDVWKEVLPQQANRQYQPPKLVLFSDATRSGCGGAQSAMGPFYCPLDQTVYIDLSFFQEMQQRFRAGGDFAYAYVLAHEVGHHVENQLGILPRVQERQQQVGRSEANQLSVRVELMADCLAGVWAHHSNQRWQSLEQGDIEEAIRAAEAIGDDRLQKQSQGRVVPDSFTHGSSEQRMRWLTTGLKSGSIQACDTFRAAKL, from the coding sequence ATGCGCTGGGAAGATTTTCGAACCTCGTCCAATGTGGAAGACCGTCGCGGCATGGGCATGGGCGGCGCGGGTGGTCTCGGCATCGGAACCATCGTGATCCTCGGCCTCGTCGGCTGGGCGCTCGGCATCGACCCGCGCATCCTGATCGGCGGCGCCGAGATGATGACGGGCGGCGGCTCCGGCTATCAGCAGCAACAGCAGGGACGCCAGGGCACGCCGCAGGACGAGGCCGGCCGCTTCGCCGCCGCCATCCTCGGCAACACGGAGGACGTGTGGAAGGAGGTTCTGCCGCAGCAGGCCAACCGGCAATACCAGCCGCCGAAGCTCGTGCTGTTCTCGGACGCGACCCGTTCCGGCTGCGGCGGCGCGCAATCGGCCATGGGGCCGTTCTACTGCCCGCTCGACCAGACCGTCTACATCGACCTTTCCTTCTTCCAGGAAATGCAGCAGCGCTTCCGCGCGGGCGGCGATTTCGCCTATGCCTATGTGCTGGCCCACGAGGTCGGTCACCACGTGGAGAATCAGCTCGGCATCCTGCCGCGCGTCCAGGAGCGCCAGCAGCAAGTCGGCCGCTCGGAAGCCAACCAGCTTTCCGTGCGCGTCGAGCTGATGGCGGATTGCCTTGCGGGCGTCTGGGCGCACCATTCCAACCAGCGCTGGCAATCGCTCGAGCAGGGCGACATCGAAGAGGCGATCCGCGCGGCGGAGGCCATCGGCGACGACCGGCTGCAGAAGCAGAGCCAAGGCCGCGTGGTCCCCGACAGCTTCACCCACGGCTCCTCCGAGCAGCGCATGCGCTGGCTCACCACGGGTTTGAAAAGCGGCTCGATTCAGGCTTGCGATACGTTCCGGGCGGCGAAGCTTTAA
- a CDS encoding uracil-DNA glycosylase, with amino-acid sequence MQDLPSDRDALQALLDFHVEAGVDLALDETPHNRFAEPKAERAPAKASAQGSASKASLAPSAPSPRALPKAAASAPEEVASMAREQARHAQSLEELEAILAGFDGCALKFSAKNLAFADGNPEGRVMLVGEAPGADEDRIGKPFMGRSGQLLDRMLATIGLDRSQVYVANIVPWRPPGNRTPTPQEIAICKPFIARQIELASPDILLCLGGPAAQNLLGLKDGILRTRGRWYTYKTEDGREMKALPTLHPAYLLRQPLQKRLGWRDFQALRRALDGRE; translated from the coding sequence ATGCAGGATCTCCCTTCCGACCGCGACGCTCTCCAGGCGCTCCTCGACTTTCACGTCGAGGCGGGCGTGGACCTCGCGCTCGACGAGACTCCGCACAACCGCTTTGCCGAGCCCAAGGCCGAGCGCGCTCCCGCCAAGGCTAGCGCCCAGGGCTCCGCCTCCAAGGCGTCGCTTGCTCCCTCCGCCCCCTCCCCCCGCGCCCTGCCGAAGGCGGCCGCGAGCGCTCCGGAGGAGGTAGCGAGCATGGCCCGGGAGCAGGCCCGTCATGCGCAATCCCTGGAGGAGCTCGAAGCCATCCTCGCGGGCTTCGACGGCTGCGCCCTGAAATTTTCCGCCAAGAACCTCGCCTTCGCGGACGGCAACCCGGAAGGGCGCGTCATGCTGGTGGGCGAAGCGCCCGGCGCGGACGAGGACCGGATCGGCAAGCCGTTCATGGGCCGCTCCGGCCAGCTGCTCGACCGCATGCTCGCGACCATCGGGCTCGACCGGAGCCAGGTCTATGTCGCCAACATCGTGCCCTGGCGTCCGCCGGGCAACCGCACCCCGACCCCGCAGGAAATCGCCATCTGCAAGCCGTTCATCGCGCGGCAGATCGAGCTGGCCTCCCCTGACATCCTGCTCTGTCTCGGCGGCCCCGCCGCCCAGAACCTGCTCGGCCTCAAGGACGGCATTCTGCGCACGCGCGGCCGCTGGTATACTTACAAGACGGAGGATGGGCGCGAGATGAAGGCATTGCCGACCCTGCATCCGGCCTATCTGCTGCGCCAGCCCCTGCAGAAGCGGCTCGGCTGGCGGGATTTCCAGGCGTTGCGTCGGGCTCTCGACGGTCGGGAGTAA
- a CDS encoding methylated-DNA--[protein]-cysteine S-methyltransferase, translating to MRKHPSDPQAFFTLFETSIGLCGLAWNERGVIGFQLPEDDASGTRSRLAKRFPGIVEVSPPTDIQGIVTDVTALLQGEARDLTSVPLDMDGLPDFDRRVYEVARGIPPGRVLTYGEIASRLGINNARAIGQALGRNPFAVIVPCHRVVAANGGLGGFSANGGATTKRRLLAIEGARRDENPTLFDLIS from the coding sequence ATGCGGAAACATCCGTCCGATCCCCAGGCATTCTTCACGCTCTTCGAGACCTCCATCGGGCTCTGCGGCCTCGCCTGGAATGAGCGCGGCGTGATCGGCTTCCAGCTCCCCGAAGACGATGCCTCCGGGACCCGCAGCCGCCTGGCGAAGCGCTTCCCCGGGATCGTCGAAGTCTCGCCGCCAACGGATATCCAGGGCATCGTCACTGACGTGACCGCCCTGCTCCAGGGTGAAGCGCGCGATCTGACGTCGGTCCCTCTGGACATGGACGGCCTGCCGGACTTCGACCGCCGCGTCTACGAAGTCGCTCGCGGCATCCCGCCGGGCCGCGTGCTGACCTATGGCGAGATCGCCTCGCGGCTCGGCATCAACAACGCCCGGGCCATCGGCCAGGCGCTCGGGCGCAACCCCTTCGCGGTCATCGTGCCCTGCCATCGGGTCGTCGCGGCGAACGGCGGGCTCGGCGGCTTCTCGGCGAATGGCGGCGCCACGACCAAGCGCCGCCTCCTGGCCATCGAAGGCGCCAGACGCGACGAAAACCCGACGCTGTTCGACCTGATATCGTAG
- a CDS encoding electron transfer flavoprotein-ubiquinone oxidoreductase, with the protein MSDLPARESMEFDVVVVGAGPAGLATAIRLKQQALEQGTDISVVVVEKGSEVGAHILSGAVIDPIGLDALLPEWRSDPDRPLKTQVTTDEFMYLGHAGGVTLPNLFMPKLMNNHGNFVGSLGNVARWLGRKAEELGVEIYPGFPASEVLVEDGKVMGVATGDMGISRNGEPNANFTRGMELRAKYTIFGEGARGSLTKQMVERFGLNQGRDHQKYGIGIKELWQVQPDKFRPGLVRHSMGWPLPNNAGGGSWLYHFDDNLVSVGFVVHLNYKNPTLSPFEEFQRFKTHPMVRDVFEGGKRIGYGARAIMEGGWQSVPRLSFPGGCLVGDSAGFVNVPRIKGSHNAILSGMLCADHVFAALQAGRAHDEVAAYEESWRASPIGYDLKRVRNVKPLWSKYGTAAGVALGGLDMWLTELFGWSPFGTMKHGKPDHECLLPLDQVQPIKYDRPDGVLTFDKLSSVFLSNTNHEEDQPPHLKVKDMGLQKASELGVYGGPSQRYCPAGVYEWVEGEGGPRYQINAQNCVHCKTCDIKDPNQNITWVTPEGGGGPNYVNM; encoded by the coding sequence ATGTCCGATCTGCCCGCCCGTGAATCGATGGAATTCGACGTTGTCGTCGTGGGCGCGGGTCCGGCCGGTCTCGCCACCGCGATCCGGCTCAAGCAGCAGGCGCTGGAGCAGGGCACGGACATATCGGTGGTCGTGGTCGAGAAGGGCTCCGAGGTCGGTGCGCACATCCTCTCCGGCGCGGTGATCGACCCCATTGGTCTCGATGCCCTCCTGCCCGAGTGGCGCTCCGATCCCGACCGCCCGCTCAAGACGCAAGTCACCACCGACGAGTTCATGTATCTGGGACACGCCGGCGGCGTGACGCTGCCGAACCTGTTCATGCCCAAGCTCATGAACAACCACGGCAACTTCGTCGGCTCGCTTGGCAACGTCGCCCGCTGGCTCGGCCGCAAGGCGGAGGAACTCGGCGTCGAGATCTATCCCGGCTTTCCGGCCTCCGAAGTGCTGGTCGAGGACGGCAAGGTGATGGGCGTCGCCACCGGCGACATGGGCATCAGCCGCAACGGCGAGCCCAACGCCAACTTCACCCGCGGCATGGAGCTGCGCGCCAAGTACACGATCTTCGGGGAGGGCGCGCGCGGGTCGCTGACCAAGCAAATGGTCGAGCGCTTCGGCCTGAACCAGGGCCGCGATCACCAGAAATACGGCATCGGCATCAAGGAACTCTGGCAGGTGCAGCCCGACAAGTTCCGGCCCGGCCTCGTGCGCCATTCCATGGGCTGGCCACTGCCCAACAATGCCGGCGGCGGCTCCTGGCTCTACCATTTCGACGACAACCTGGTCTCGGTCGGCTTCGTGGTGCACCTCAACTACAAGAACCCGACCCTGTCGCCCTTCGAAGAGTTCCAGCGCTTCAAGACGCACCCGATGGTGCGCGACGTGTTCGAGGGCGGAAAACGCATCGGCTACGGGGCGCGCGCCATCATGGAGGGCGGCTGGCAGTCGGTGCCGCGGCTCTCCTTCCCCGGCGGCTGCCTCGTCGGAGACTCCGCCGGGTTCGTGAACGTGCCGCGCATCAAGGGCAGCCATAACGCGATCCTGTCGGGCATGCTCTGCGCCGATCACGTCTTCGCGGCCCTGCAGGCCGGCCGGGCCCATGACGAGGTCGCCGCATACGAGGAATCCTGGCGCGCCTCGCCGATCGGGTACGATCTCAAGCGCGTGCGCAACGTCAAGCCGCTCTGGTCGAAATACGGCACGGCCGCCGGCGTGGCCTTGGGCGGGCTCGACATGTGGTTGACCGAGCTGTTCGGCTGGTCGCCCTTCGGCACCATGAAGCACGGCAAGCCGGATCACGAATGCCTGCTGCCCCTCGATCAGGTGCAACCGATCAAGTACGACCGCCCCGACGGCGTGCTCACCTTCGACAAACTGTCCTCGGTGTTCCTGTCGAACACCAACCACGAGGAGGACCAGCCGCCCCACCTCAAGGTCAAGGACATGGGACTGCAGAAGGCCTCGGAGCTCGGGGTCTATGGCGGTCCCTCGCAGCGCTACTGCCCGGCAGGGGTGTACGAGTGGGTGGAAGGCGAGGGCGGTCCGCGCTACCAGATCAACGCGCAGAACTGCGTGCACTGCAAGACCTGCGATATCAAGGACCCGAACCAGAACATCACCTGGGTCACTCCGGAAGGCGGCGGCGGGCCGAACTACGTCAACATGTGA
- a CDS encoding tetratricopeptide repeat protein: protein MLLAAGLLTAPAVAANTAQDEPLTPAQSLEGNFLSAYVAGSARDTEAATIFFREAIQEDPRNQELLERAFVAFLANGSMSEAVRAAEKLSAQDATNNLAQFALAVRSMKSQKYADARTRLSKGTRGRQADLTATLLTAWTYAGSKDGKQALATVDKLKNERAFDQFREYHAALIADVVGNPTEAEKRFKAAYESERNTLQVVDAYGRFLAKRGRKDEALKIYKAFDEVAPRHPIVRAAMKALEEDKPLLPLVTNAQDGAAELLYGLGVVGNTQGDELTAIIYLRLGLDLKPDHPLALVTLGDVYERLKQYDKANVIFERIPKDSPVRPSADISIGHNFELMGRGDDAIAHLEKLMKERPDDVEVVMALGNVQRSRKKFAEAAETYDKAIKLIGQPERGHWILYFYRGTSYERAKQWDKAEADLKKSLDLVPDGLPAGKAQVMNYLAYSWVDQNMNIDEAFKMLTKAVELAPRDGMIIDSLGWAYYRMGRYDDAVRELEKAVELKPGDPTINDHLGDAYWRVGRKLEAKFQWDHAKNSDPEHEDLVKILKKIDNGLEEDPKPAAAENAPPPQPEAPKQNGG from the coding sequence ATGCTTTTGGCGGCCGGTCTTCTGACGGCCCCAGCCGTCGCGGCCAACACGGCTCAGGACGAGCCCCTGACGCCGGCCCAGAGCCTCGAAGGGAACTTCCTGTCGGCCTACGTGGCGGGTTCCGCGCGGGATACCGAGGCGGCCACCATCTTCTTCCGCGAGGCGATCCAGGAGGATCCCCGCAACCAGGAGCTCCTGGAGCGGGCCTTCGTGGCGTTCTTGGCCAATGGCTCCATGAGCGAGGCCGTGCGCGCGGCCGAGAAGCTTTCCGCGCAGGATGCCACCAACAACCTGGCGCAGTTCGCTCTCGCGGTCCGCTCCATGAAGAGCCAGAAATACGCCGATGCGCGGACCCGCCTGTCGAAGGGGACGCGCGGGCGTCAGGCTGATCTGACCGCAACGCTTCTCACGGCCTGGACCTATGCCGGCTCCAAGGACGGCAAGCAGGCGCTCGCCACCGTCGACAAGCTCAAGAACGAGCGCGCCTTCGACCAGTTCAGGGAATACCATGCGGCTCTCATCGCGGATGTGGTGGGCAATCCCACGGAGGCCGAGAAGCGCTTCAAGGCGGCCTATGAGAGCGAGCGCAACACCCTGCAGGTGGTGGACGCCTATGGCCGGTTCCTGGCCAAGCGCGGCCGCAAGGACGAGGCCCTGAAGATCTACAAGGCCTTCGACGAGGTGGCGCCGCGCCATCCGATCGTCCGCGCCGCCATGAAGGCGCTCGAGGAGGACAAGCCTCTCCTGCCGCTCGTCACCAATGCGCAGGACGGCGCGGCGGAGCTGCTCTACGGCCTCGGCGTCGTCGGCAACACCCAAGGGGACGAGCTGACCGCCATCATCTATCTGCGGCTCGGCCTCGACCTGAAGCCCGATCATCCGCTGGCCCTCGTGACCCTCGGCGACGTCTATGAGCGCCTGAAGCAATACGACAAGGCCAACGTGATCTTCGAGCGCATTCCCAAGGATTCGCCCGTCCGGCCGAGCGCCGATATCTCCATCGGGCATAATTTCGAGCTGATGGGGCGCGGCGACGACGCGATCGCCCATCTCGAAAAGCTCATGAAGGAGCGCCCGGACGACGTGGAAGTCGTCATGGCGCTGGGCAACGTGCAGCGCTCGCGCAAGAAGTTCGCGGAAGCCGCCGAGACCTACGACAAGGCCATCAAGCTGATCGGCCAGCCGGAGCGCGGCCACTGGATCCTCTACTTCTACCGCGGCACGTCCTACGAGCGCGCGAAGCAGTGGGACAAGGCGGAGGCCGATCTGAAGAAGAGCCTGGACCTCGTCCCCGATGGGCTCCCGGCCGGCAAGGCCCAGGTGATGAACTATCTCGCCTATTCCTGGGTCGACCAGAACATGAACATCGACGAGGCCTTCAAGATGCTCACGAAGGCCGTCGAGCTCGCCCCCCGCGACGGCATGATCATCGACTCGCTCGGCTGGGCCTATTACCGCATGGGCCGCTACGACGACGCCGTGCGGGAGCTGGAGAAGGCCGTCGAGCTGAAGCCCGGCGATCCGACCATCAACGATCACCTGGGCGATGCCTATTGGAGGGTCGGCCGCAAGCTCGAGGCGAAGTTCCAGTGGGACCACGCCAAGAACTCGGATCCCGAGCATGAGGACCTGGTGAAGATCCTCAAGAAGATCGACAACGGCCTCGAAGAGGACCCTAAGCCGGCCGCCGCCGAGAACGCGCCTCCGCCGCAGCCGGAAGCGCCGAAGCAGAACGGCGGCTAA
- a CDS encoding 4-(cytidine 5'-diphospho)-2-C-methyl-D-erythritol kinase: MPQPLATRAPAKINLTLHVLGRRADGYHELESLVAFAGTGDDLRLEPAADLALEVGGPTASLAGNDADNLVLKAARLLADHVEGLRLGTFHLTKRLPVAAGIGGGSSDAAAALRLLARLNGLPLSDPALREAARLTGADVPVCLEPKARMMRGVGEELGEPLNLPRLFAVLVNPRVPVETPAVFKALGLQPGQRLPGAEHPIVERGSLLDTLKAARNDLEPPALRIQPLIGEALGLLRQTAGCRLARMSGSGATVFGLYVDCAAAAEAAKDIRRARPGWWVKDTLLR, from the coding sequence ATGCCCCAGCCGCTCGCCACCCGTGCTCCCGCCAAGATCAACCTGACGCTCCACGTGCTCGGGCGGCGCGCCGATGGTTATCATGAGCTGGAGAGCCTCGTGGCCTTTGCCGGCACGGGCGACGATCTGCGATTGGAGCCCGCGGCGGATCTGGCGCTCGAAGTCGGCGGTCCGACGGCCTCTCTCGCCGGCAACGATGCCGACAATCTCGTCCTGAAGGCTGCGCGCCTTCTGGCGGACCACGTGGAGGGCCTGCGGCTCGGCACCTTCCATTTGACGAAGCGTCTGCCGGTGGCCGCCGGCATCGGTGGCGGTTCTTCCGATGCCGCCGCCGCCCTGCGGCTCCTGGCCCGCCTCAACGGATTGCCGCTCTCCGATCCGGCTTTGCGCGAGGCCGCCCGTCTGACCGGCGCCGACGTGCCGGTCTGCCTGGAGCCCAAGGCGCGCATGATGCGCGGAGTGGGCGAGGAGCTCGGGGAACCGCTGAACCTGCCGCGCCTGTTCGCCGTGCTGGTGAACCCGCGCGTGCCGGTCGAGACGCCGGCGGTGTTCAAGGCGCTCGGGCTGCAGCCCGGGCAGCGTCTCCCGGGTGCGGAACACCCGATCGTCGAGCGAGGTTCGCTCCTCGATACGCTCAAGGCCGCGCGCAACGATCTCGAACCGCCCGCGCTGCGCATTCAGCCCCTGATCGGCGAAGCGCTCGGCCTGCTCCGGCAGACTGCAGGCTGCCGCCTGGCGCGGATGTCAGGATCGGGCGCGACGGTGTTCGGGCTCTACGTCGATTGCGCGGCGGCCGCCGAGGCGGCGAAGGACATCAGGCGCGCACGGCCAGGCTGGTGGGTGAAGGATACTCTATTGCGATAA
- a CDS encoding PD40 domain-containing protein yields MTLSFNLQSLTLFTSANLISRVSTGSDGGQLTRDSLISLWSPDGRSIAFLNIDAASNYQVFIKDLQTGFTRSVSANEGGGLGDGATYAAQFSDNGRFLVLLSNATNLVSGDTNGQIDVFIKDLVTNAVTRVSVAADGSQIAQGGSVGLGRSLTADGHFLVFSSRGTNLVGSDTNSSQDVFLKDLQTGAIHRVSTNSAGAQADSRGENATISADGRYVAFESNSTDLVAGGTDGGRYLFLKDLQTGATTRIDSRLDGSDGGQSINASFSANGRYIVFESTGANLVSGDNNGTRDIFRKDLLTGAIIRVSTKADGTDAHGVSTNAAISPDGRYVTFASSASDLVAGDTNGKTDCFRKDLVTGEIVRLSVTAQGQEAIAGDSGYGSFSADGRYITFTSAATNLVAGDTNGVFDTFVVDTALIPHRQAILEGRYIEGRFQVGTASKVSIAWGDGTADILTPTGGVVSFGHAYASVGLKNAVVTVSEGSLTWVRSYTVELATGQMSAAGTADSLTGGSAADILVGDAFASIIKGNGGKDRLLGDAGNDTLWGGAGNDTLTGGTGQDVFVFDLKPHRTSNLDKIADFNVKDDSIWLDNKVFKVGKGTLSKPGKLSKNAFYKGAAAHDSDDRIIYDPKKGVLYYDADGNGAGAAVKIASLSQKLKMTAADFFVI; encoded by the coding sequence GTGACACTGTCCTTCAATCTCCAGTCCCTGACGCTCTTCACAAGCGCGAATCTGATTTCCCGCGTCTCGACCGGATCGGATGGTGGGCAGCTGACGAGGGATAGTCTCATCTCCCTCTGGAGTCCGGATGGGCGTTCCATCGCATTCCTGAACATTGATGCCGCAAGCAATTATCAGGTTTTCATCAAGGATCTGCAGACTGGCTTCACGCGATCGGTCTCCGCGAACGAAGGAGGAGGCTTGGGAGACGGTGCTACATACGCCGCCCAATTCAGTGACAACGGGCGTTTTCTTGTTCTTCTCAGTAACGCAACCAACCTGGTCTCAGGCGATACCAATGGCCAGATCGACGTCTTCATAAAGGACCTTGTGACGAATGCCGTCACACGGGTCTCGGTCGCCGCTGACGGCTCGCAGATCGCTCAGGGCGGCAGTGTGGGATTGGGGCGATCTCTGACTGCGGATGGCCATTTCTTGGTCTTCTCTAGCAGAGGAACAAACCTGGTCGGATCTGACACGAACTCATCCCAAGATGTGTTCTTGAAGGATCTTCAGACGGGCGCCATCCACCGTGTGTCGACCAACTCCGCCGGAGCGCAAGCGGACTCACGAGGCGAAAACGCGACCATTAGCGCCGATGGGCGCTACGTGGCTTTCGAAAGCAATTCCACTGACCTTGTCGCCGGAGGCACGGATGGCGGTCGCTATCTCTTTCTGAAGGATCTCCAGACGGGTGCAACGACGCGGATCGACTCCCGGCTGGACGGAAGCGATGGCGGGCAGAGCATCAACGCAAGTTTCAGCGCCAATGGACGCTACATCGTTTTTGAAAGTACCGGAGCCAACTTGGTGTCCGGTGACAACAACGGCACAAGGGACATTTTCCGGAAGGACCTGCTGACCGGCGCGATCATCCGTGTCTCGACGAAGGCGGATGGCACAGATGCCCATGGAGTAAGCACTAATGCAGCCATCAGTCCGGACGGGCGCTATGTCACGTTTGCAAGCAGTGCTTCCGATCTCGTTGCCGGCGATACGAACGGCAAAACCGACTGCTTCCGCAAGGACCTCGTAACGGGTGAGATCGTTCGCCTCTCCGTCACGGCGCAAGGTCAGGAGGCGATTGCTGGCGATAGTGGCTATGGCAGCTTCAGCGCCGATGGCCGCTACATCACATTCACCAGTGCTGCGACGAATCTCGTTGCCGGCGATACCAACGGAGTCTTCGACACCTTCGTCGTCGACACCGCGCTCATCCCGCATCGACAGGCGATTCTCGAAGGGCGTTATATCGAGGGTAGGTTCCAGGTCGGCACGGCCTCGAAGGTCAGCATCGCCTGGGGCGACGGCACGGCCGATATTCTGACACCCACGGGAGGGGTGGTATCTTTCGGGCACGCCTACGCCTCGGTCGGACTGAAGAATGCCGTCGTCACCGTGAGCGAAGGTTCCCTCACCTGGGTTCGGTCTTACACCGTGGAACTCGCGACGGGACAGATGAGTGCGGCCGGTACGGCCGATAGCCTGACCGGCGGCTCGGCGGCTGACATCCTCGTCGGCGATGCCTTCGCCAGCATCATAAAGGGCAATGGCGGCAAGGACAGACTCTTGGGTGATGCAGGCAACGACACCCTTTGGGGCGGCGCCGGTAACGATACCCTGACGGGAGGCACGGGCCAGGACGTGTTCGTGTTCGATCTGAAGCCGCACAGGACTTCCAACCTCGACAAGATTGCCGACTTCAACGTGAAGGACGATTCGATCTGGCTCGATAACAAAGTGTTCAAGGTCGGCAAAGGCACGCTCTCGAAGCCCGGCAAGCTCAGCAAGAACGCATTCTACAAGGGGGCGGCGGCGCACGACTCGGACGACCGCATCATCTATGACCCCAAGAAGGGTGTGCTGTACTACGACGCGGATGGAAACGGCGCTGGGGCGGCCGTCAAGATCGCCTCTCTGTCACAGAAACTGAAGATGACGGCAGCGGACTTCTTCGTGATCTGA
- a CDS encoding MetQ/NlpA family ABC transporter substrate-binding protein: MSVFTRRSLLSATFALGAVVAAALPAAAQQKSIKVGVMSGAEEEVAQVVKKVAAGKGLNVELVPFSDYALVNEALERKDLDANAFQHKPYLDAQIAARGYKIVPVGFTFVQPIGLYSTKVKTVADLPKGAKIGIPNDPSNGGRALNLLAAQGVIKIKEGQGLSPSLLDIAENPKDVRFSELDAAQLPRALPDLDAAVINTDHAINAGLDIRKDTIAVEKREGNPYANFVAARQGDENRPEIKTFVESYQSPEVAKFLEERFKGAIIPAW, translated from the coding sequence ATGTCCGTTTTCACCCGTCGCAGCCTCCTGTCCGCGACCTTCGCGCTCGGTGCCGTCGTAGCCGCCGCGCTGCCGGCCGCTGCCCAGCAGAAGAGCATCAAGGTCGGCGTCATGTCCGGCGCCGAGGAAGAGGTCGCGCAGGTCGTCAAGAAGGTGGCGGCCGGCAAGGGCCTCAATGTCGAGCTCGTGCCCTTCTCGGATTACGCCCTCGTCAACGAGGCGCTGGAGCGCAAGGACCTCGATGCCAACGCCTTCCAGCACAAGCCCTATCTCGATGCCCAGATCGCCGCCCGCGGCTACAAGATCGTCCCCGTGGGCTTCACCTTCGTCCAGCCCATCGGCCTGTACTCCACCAAGGTGAAAACCGTCGCCGACCTTCCGAAGGGCGCCAAGATCGGCATCCCGAACGACCCGAGCAACGGCGGCCGCGCGCTCAACCTGCTTGCCGCCCAGGGCGTGATCAAGATCAAGGAGGGCCAGGGCCTGTCGCCGAGCCTGCTCGACATCGCCGAGAACCCGAAGGACGTCCGGTTCTCGGAACTCGACGCCGCGCAGCTCCCCCGCGCCCTGCCCGATCTGGACGCGGCCGTGATCAACACCGACCACGCCATCAATGCCGGCCTCGACATCCGCAAGGACACGATCGCGGTCGAGAAGCGCGAGGGCAATCCTTACGCCAACTTCGTCGCGGCCCGTCAGGGCGACGAGAACCGCCCGGAGATCAAGACCTTCGTGGAATCCTACCAGTCCCCGGAAGTCGCCAAGTTCCTGGAAGAGCGCTTCAAGGGCGCCATCATTCCGGCGTGGTAA